Part of the Pelmatolapia mariae isolate MD_Pm_ZW linkage group LG3_W, Pm_UMD_F_2, whole genome shotgun sequence genome is shown below.
TcaccaaagaaaacaactataaggcttcaacagaaaaagacagcaacgcTGCTATTAGCACaaactaggcaggccaaacaaagtAATGGAGGCTGCCGACACTCAAGCAAAAACACTGCCCAGTTGAGGTACTCACGGTAAGCTACGCACAGTGGGGCTAgtcgcacacacacagcaggccttTCCCACACCtaggctggaaacacacactatCCACCACAGATGAAAATCCACCAGAAGCCTCTCCCACCTCCACACtgctctcctccagcttatATCACCTCTCAGGGTAATTGGTGGTAACGAGGGCAgatgagcagcaggtgtgtcCTAACGGAGAAGGAAGGGGCGGAGAGAGACAAGTGGAGGGGCAAGAaggaaggaggagaagagggagaagacaacaccacacccacacactcccacagccTCACAGGATGTAACAACTACATTTCTTGCTAATCTGAATAGTCAGTGCCCCCAAAATGCATCGTCCCTTTGGCATTGTGTGAGTACTGCCATACAAAATGTTTAGATGTTTTGTCACTATGGCAGAGGACCAACAATATACAACAGAAAAGAGTAGCCTCCAAGGTTTGACATCACAGATTGCACTCACACTACCAAGGAAGTTATAACCATTTTATATTCACACGCAAAGAAAGTTTCATAcatatgtaaaagaaaatgtacattaCAGTAGTAAATTGTATGAacacaaaatcaaaaaacaagGACTTATTCAGTGGTCGCTGTACTCATTCTCCCGCTCTTGTCCATGTCTTCACCCTCCTGATTATTTACACGCTGTTGTCCGTCTGGCCACAGATTGTCGTCCACATCACAGCGGATACTTTCTCTTGCGATGCAACGAGGGAAGAAACGGTGTGCATGCCGCAACCATCCCCTGCATTGATCTCCTGTAATGTCATCACACGCTGCGTCCATAGCATGGAGCAGGGACGGCTGATCCTGAGCATGATGCTCATACACTCTCCACCTCcaagcagagaaaaactcctctATCGGATTGAGGAAAGGAGAGTAAGGTGGTAGGAACCCCATGACCATCCTTGGATGCGTTGCAAACCAGCCCCTAATGAGTGGGCTATGGTGGAAATTGACATTGTCCCACACAATTACATAAATGGGTAGGTGAGGCCCTATGAGACCTCTCTCATTTTCTGGGATAAAATCGGTATAAAGGCGATCCAAGAAGATGAGgagcttgtgtgtgttgtatggGCCAAGACTGGGGATGTGAGTGGCCACACCATTTTCAGAAATGGCAGCACACATAGTTATATTGCCCCCTCGCTGACCTGGGACATCCACTGTGGCCCGGTGGCCAATAATATTACGGCCACGTCTTCGGCCCTTGGCCAGGTTGAAGCCAGCTtcatcaaagtcaaagtcaaagtcaaaataAACTGACAACTGACTTACATTTACATACTTTTTCATCCACGAACACCAGGATGTGAGGGGTCTCATGTCCTTCCAATGCCATTATTCTCTGAAATAGAGtgaagaacataaaatcagtcataCAGAAGAGTCATATACTACAGTTACACAATTACATGTTCTCCCCCACAGGTTCAATATACTACAGGCCACTACTCCAGTGGTTCTAAACTAGTGATAGGCCTATGAGGAAGTACTGCAGGGGTATGTGATAGAAAGGGGAGTGGGAAATACTGATGACTCACTGAGATGTTACAGTAAAACCTACAGTATTAGATAGATTTGATTGGCAGACAACAAAATAAGGATTATAATGAGAATTGTATCATACAGTAAACTGCAGTTTTCTGTTGAAATTGTTGAAGTCAGATGCAGCAAATACTGATTCTGAAATCAGGTAAAGGAGGTATTGAAACCAAATAAGTGAACTACTGCTTACTGTGATTACAGGTAAGGTTATAATGAGAGACAACCAGTAACTGACTTACATTTACATACTGGTAGCACAGCTCCTTCACTCTGTCAGAGTTCCTCTCAAATGGTACCCTGTAGATTTGTTTCATTGTCATCTGATGCTTCTTCAAAACCCGGTCTATTGTGGAGATGCTTATTGTGTTTATATTCTGGAATACATGATTGTCCTGAAGGATGGCATCACGGATCTGTCTCAATGTGATGGCATTATTTGCCATCACCATATTACAAATCTCTCTTTCCTGTTGTTCATTGAGCAGTTTTCCTTTGCCACCCACGCGAGGTTGTCGTCCAATCCTACACATAGAACAGAATACAGTAAGTTACCAGTGTAATTGTATTATTGTTTTACTCACAGTAACTTCACCACAATCCTAATGCAACATTGCACAGTGACTGGAATACTACTGTAAACTGTATGAATTATGTAATTCCATAGTTTACAGTAATTTGTTCAATATCTTTCTTGTCGTATTTAGTATCACAACATTCCACTAGTCCTCTCCACCTGCTAGTATAGACCTACTACTGTAGGCAGATGCACACAAAATCTCTACAGTAAGTTATACATTTTTTGCCTCACGCACAGTGCCCCGTCCTATACAACATATAATTCCATCATAGAGTACATACCTGTTTTCCCTGCGAAAGGTTTGGATGATGGAGGAGACTGTAGAGCGAGGCACATTAGGCTGCACTCGACGACCTGCCTCTGCCATTGTGAGGCCATGGTTTATGACATGGTCTATAATTGCACAGCACAGTGTCTTCGCGCACCTCGGCCTCTTCCCCCTATTCCTCCACCACGCATTCTcagtcctcctccttcttcttcttcctcctcttccttgaGGGAGAACTTCCCCTTGTCCATTTGCTTGGCCTTGTCTCTCCATGTTCAGAGATCGGACTGGCTCTGGTCAAGCTCTATATATCTGTGTTTGGCAGCACACAATCATGGAACACACCTGTGTGTGACACTCCTCCTTCGTTAGTCTAGTTTCACCTGACTGTCAATGACTGTCATCAATTTATCAAATATTCAAAGGAATTCATATATGGTATTCATGGTATTATGTTCTTGACTAATTTTGACAATTGAACAGACAGTTGTGCATGCGAGTACTTATACAATGAAATCATGCTGACATGTTTTGGAGAGAATGATCATTAGACTGGGAATCAACTAATCAGTTTAGATCTACAAGATCGATTCATTTGGAAAATGTGCTAAATGTGGGCTAACTGTATAACTGTCGGCTACTTGTACTTAATTATTTGCAAAGATGCACTGAGTAAATTGAGACATGTACTAAGGCATTTGCCATTTGATAAAATGAATGAGAAACACCATTCTGTTGTGAACATTTGCCAAGAGGTTTGGAGGTTTGTCCATGTTATTTTGAGAATGTCATTTCTGTTTCAAGAAATGAGCCAAACCaatggagaaaaactgtaataaagcGGGTTTATTAGTACATGCTTCAACTTGCAGTTGTAGACAGGTGTAGTTTTCTGTATGGTAAATTGAGTTCTAGGTTTTCCTGTGTGGTACTTTGTGTGATACTTATTTACTATAATGCCTTCCATGAGTTTTCTTTCCCTGAGTTTGGAAAAAGAAATCCTGAATCATATCTTCAAGTAAACTTCTTCAAAATCATGTGATCTGTGTGTGTTACACGTGAAAACAagatgtggtttttttttttggttttttttgtagtaACATGTTTCTGTGTTGGACTGACAATAggtttggaaaagaaaaatgcagtgATTAATACCCTGAAGGAACTAAAAAAGGAGCTTGAGAAACACAGAGATCAACTTACACAGCAGCTTGAAAGAATAGAGACCAGGAGAAATGAGAACAAGATGAAGCTTCGACAAGTAGAAGACACACCGGactttttgaaagaaaaagatgACCTATTAAATGTCAAATCGAAAGTAGATGAAGAGCAGAGAACATATGGAACTTTTGTGCTCGATGTGGACCAGATGCTACAGATAACAGATACTATACTCAGTTACTACTTGTAATAGCGACTGAGTAGTTGATAATGTACTACAAAGATCACGTTGACTTTgtgtttgaaaaatgtttttaaacatgAAATTCTCATTTCTCAATTACTGAAGCTCCACCGAGCTTTCTTTGTAACAAAATGGAATAATAGAATTAATAATTAACTGTAACATAAAGCAGGTCAATCATCTACAATTTCAGTGCATGAAGAAAgagtaaatatatatttgaggTTGTCTGAGAGtcacatatttgtattttatgtctGGGTATTGTAAAAAGCTCCAATAAAAACTCCAAGCTGTTAAGGGTTTACCAGCCTAGTGCTGCGCATACTGCACAGGggccagtggcggtcctagcctgtttggcgccctgggcgaacactccctctacccccccccccccccccccccccacacacacacacacacacacataaaacatattaaggattgtacattaacataaaactgttgtgtACACAcgcacatatgaagagagagagagtatgcatagtatgcaaacggctaccaaacagccatcataattcgtcatacaatgagaacaggacaaatcaacaattgacactgactaattaatattaaaatctgtaacataatgtattgtttggagtttggagtttagtctgttactgttactcttgctatttttaacatttcttcttggagcaactgtaacccacataatttccttagggattaataaagtattctgattctgattgtttcaggatgacctgccattatccaatgacacatctgcttacctgtatcttttgctcgtttctcctcctcttcttttctcttttttctaaactaaGGACCAGATggttttgaacttttcttgtccatcttccattggttttaattttgcactccagtatgaacacaaatcccccaactcgaggatcgtcacaacataacctaatggacctacaccttagttcacagattcactttgtctggGTTTacttctgggatttcacacaacccaggattcaaattatgaatacataatgggcttggatttacatcattatgaatgaaatgtgctctatttggaagcagcaggcccccctcccctttcgacaggttgtgtgtgagactttaaatcatcaaactgtaaattttaaattgttattgatccctttacccctggtcctaaagtgtatatttattttcttactcttcttatatttattgtttgtttacttgcactgctgtaactggagcctcgtcgtctcgtctctctatatactggactgtatgtaacggagatgacaataaagtttactttgacttcagcagcaagcaggcgcaccgagggctctcgcgctcactttttgCGTGTAGAATTTCGAACAAACATCGTTGCagattataagtctgtatcataatgtctggtgttttcgtgtttgttggtttgttttaattttgttttattttgcgagttggttattagatgctgctccagccagccagagaatcccccgccgccccgccctctcctccctgtgccgcaagcagcaggcgcacctcgcaaacggagggcgcccttactcccagcaaatgggcgatagaaaaccgatcggtgcctatgccattcccaatatgcgctgacATGACGTctgggcagcatgagtacgagcaatttttttttttttttttttgccaatgccAGTGATGCCGCCCCCATCAcaatgccgccccgggcaaccgcccgtgtcgcccatatcaaaaaccgctactgacaGGGGCTGATTTCCTTTCTGTAAAAAAGCATTATAAAtggaattctattctattatctGGGCTAATTGCATTTGCACAAACTGAAAATGCTAGTCACATGGCTGGGTGTATGACTGCGATTTATTTGTTGCATTGGTAGTCTTTCATTATTTCATACCTTCATCTTTTGATTGTTAGTGTAAAAAATTACCTAGATAAAACATTACAactgggttttgtttttgtttttggctagttttttttgcttgtttttctaaCTCACAAACAGACAACACTGTATGTTTCAAAGGTAAAGACATTTGCATTAAATGAGGTGCTCTCACTTGGTGTTAACTCTCATTGCTGTTCTTTATCAATTCCAGTTCCTGTTGGAATGCACCATGGCACTTTGTCTTTAGCTAAATTTTTGTAGGTCAGTTAATGAATTACTAACTTTTACTTTTgtgtagagtttgcatgttctccccatgtttatCTGTGTTCTCTCCAAGTACTCCAGCTACTTCCTTTTTTGCGAGACATGCAGTTAAGGCAGTAGGGTtgattggtgattctaaattgcccataggtgtgaatgtctgtgcaaatggttgtctgtctctctgtgttaggtCTGCGACAGAATGGCAACCCATCACCCTTCATCGGTTCATCATCACTATCAATGCAGTTATTACTATGACAGTAGTCACTAGGTGGTACTGTACATGGTGATCAGGAGGAACACTTTAGGTGAAAGTATTGGAGGGCTGATGCATAATTTTGTATGAAGATTTTATGCTCCATACTGAAAAGTTACTACAGCAATGTACTATTGGTTCTGAACTACTCATACTcacatcttaaacacttctattactttgtctttaatTATCTTCAGCAGGCAAAGTATTGCAAGTCAATAATTACTAAAGACAGAGATAAGCAGAGTGTACCTTGATCTACATAAATCCTAGATGAAGGTACATTATTATAGTACTTTCACTTACTGACTGCACTGAAGTAAATGTTGAGAGCAGCAACAGGTATGAACTCTTGTTTTGACATTACTTGGTGATAATTAGTTGTCATGTAGATATAGGTGAGGGGGTTACACTGTCGTCGTGTTTAAATAGTGGTTTTAAAAATCGACAGCTTGATATTCAGGATTTTATGATTGAGTTACTCAGGAAATTTGAAAATtactattaatttttttttgcataagaCAGTGGTTAATTCATTTTGAGTTTGAGTATGAGAGTTATTGAAACAGAAGTCATACATTTGTATTCTATGACTGAGTACTGTAAACAACTCAATAAAAACTGTCATTACCAGGTTCAACCATATTTAAACAAACAAGTAGGCTAATGGTAGTCATATGATTGGTTGTGTGGCTAGAATTAAGTTGTTAATTTGTAAGTTCTTCATCTTTAACTTAAGCTGGTTTTGTTTTGACAAGGTCGGCTCCTGATTTTAATAAGTCCTAAGTCCTGATTTTTAAGATGAATGAGTGTTAAAACATTTGGCTGGTAATACAAATTGTTAGCTTGTGTTTGGTTCTATACCACTATCCAATGCTgttgtataaatgtataaatgcataaaCCATATGAATGTTCATGCTGCTGAATATATATTACAATGATTTCAATGACAGAGACCTTTAGAGATGTAATTTCTGCTGCTGACCACATGTGGGAAGTATCATCTCTCAAAATATTTGTTcccataacatttattttcagaatGTACTCAGTTTGTGTAACTGACCTCCAACTTGCAATCTGCTGATCCAAAAATCAATGCAGTAAGCAATGGCAGAAAGAGATTAATCAAACAGCTGCAGGCGAAACAGATTAAAAATACACCTAATATTATTACAGCTAGAGGGCAGCCTGTGACCTCTAGCACTAATCTGATGCAGCACACTTAAAAGAGTTTAGCTCAGAAGACTATAAAGCAGCCCTGGCAGCCTCTTCCCCTGAACCCCAGAGCTATTGTATTATTTCTTTACATACATACAATAgtattttatcatctaaaaaatatagccagagtccgccctattctctctcgggccaacacggagatgttgatgcatgcttttattaccagtcgcattgattactgtaatgccctgctctctggtcttcccaaaaagaacatttcacctttacaacttttacaaaactctgcagctcgtgtgctgacgaagaccagagggcgggcccacattacaccggttttagaatcgctgcactggctccccgtgtgtttcaggattgattttaaagttcttttattggtttttaaatgtcttaatggtcttgggccttcttatctttcagatctgcttttaccatatgaaccctcgcagaccctgaggtcctctggtactggccttttgattgttcctaaagtcaggacacatactcacggagaggcagcttttcagtggtatggtcctcgactgtggaacagcctgccggaggagctcagggccgcagagaacatacatgtttttaagaacaggctcaagacccacctttttaatttagctttcacctaacgtttatttattttatacttatttattctatcctgttattctatttatattattaatttaggttttacctaatatttactgattttattcttattcattttttatcttcttactctatttatatttatattgtatcccattcttatttattttatctttttatcctgtttatattcttattaggtcatatctccagtgtttccttggagggggctctctgcaccggggctgtgatcgaccgtggctgctggggctctgtCGGTCTtctcagcctggctggggggcttctttgcctccctcctgctgtgtgcccagcctggaggctgcggtctgtgaccggctcccggtgcagacagctccctgtgatagtgtttccacACCTGGCTCATGTGtgcccagcccaattttactctttaagtgtgtgtgtgtgtgtgtgtgtgtgggggggggggggggggggggtgtatgtATCCATGATcgtttatgttaatgagagtgtggggagtGAATTGGAGggcggggtggggtgggctgcttttaaccatgtaaagcactttgtgctacatttatgtatgaaaagtgctttataaataaagattgattgattgttaTTATGCATTAAAGAGGTTTAATATCGGATCGCAGCAAATTAATCGATCTAGCAGTAGTTCTTATATATTCACAAGACAGCACGGTCTGaacacagcttttttttttttttctttttttttacattttatttattatttattcattccttCACAGAACATCATGGTGCTAAAGCGAAGTAAGAGGCAGCCTACATCAAGTCTCACATGTTTCATTTTTCATCAGTCTCCTGTTCTGCTTCTCCTAACATGCTGCTGTGAAGGTAACTTtgggaaaataaaacaaaataaacagacttGATTAAAGACTGCATCTTTTTTAGAGTGTGGTAGATTCATATTTTCAGAGTAATGGGTGATTTTAACTGTCACTGATAGCATAACATGGTATGCTGATTGGCATTTAAGTGACTGTACACTTACAGGGGATTTGAAAAAAGCCTACAATTGTTGTGTTCAGCTGTtacatataaataaagattttatAAAATAAGTTTGGATAAGTAAGGGTCTCATTGCAGGAATCATCTTTGCAGGTCAGATTCAGGTCATTGGTCCATCGCAGGCAGTAAGTGTGATGGTGGGTGATGACATTATTTTGCCATGCCATCTGAAACCGGCTTCAGATGCTTCTGCTATGACCTTTGAGTGGGCAAGACCTGACCTTAAACCCAGATTTGTCCATGTGTGGCATGAAGGTCAAGACCTTCATGTTAATCAGCATTCATCTTTCAAAGGACGGACATCAGTAGACATTGCTAAACTAAAGCTTGGAGATATTTCACTGAAACTCTCCAAAGTAAAACACTCAGACAGAGGAATATACAGATGTTACTTTCCAGATTTGGATAAAGAGACTACTGTCCAGCTTGTTGTTGGTAAGCAAAAgttatttttgtgccttttttatatgtgtttattCAGAAGTGTTTTAATAGCCATTAGTACAACATGCTTGGGGTGATAATTATTACTCTGTTCTTCGATTGATGCTCATTTCGCTCATCAGGGAGTGTTTCCCAGGCAGTTGTAAGGTTAGCTGGGATTGACCAATCCATAAGTGGAGTGGTGTTACAGTGTGAGTCTGCAGGCTGGTATCCAGAGCCTGAGCTGCTGTGGTTGGACGGTGAGGGAAACCTCCTCTCTGCTGGACCTACAGAGACCCTCAGAGGTCCTGATGACCTCTATACTGTCAGCAGCAGAGTGACTGTGGAGAAGAGACACAGCAACAACATCACCTGCAGAGTCCAACAGAGGAACACCAAccagagcagagagacacacatacatgttccaggtacaaaataattttatttgggTATGCTtctatatttgtatatattcataAGTCTAACCTTTTCTCATatttcagatgatttttttgGGACTCCATGTAGCTCTGCAGCTTGCATTGCCATCAGCTTGACTGCTTGTGTCATGAGTGTCCTTGTACTCATCTTTGCTGtgtggaaaaagaaacacagtaaGTTAAGTCATCAatgtattagttttaatcttctTGGATTTGTGAAATTCACAGTGTAACTCTTCATATGTCTGTTAATAGGTTTTGTTAAAGTAGTAATAAAAATACTGATGGGTTTTTCCCagttttttgaaaatatttttgtcattGAAACACATttgaattaaaatgtattatttaaataTCCTCCTGATATTTAATATTAAGTCACATTTAAGTTGTTCTTGTGTGTCCTGTTAAACTTTCAAGCATCAGTGCATCAAACACATTAGCTGTGAATCgtcctgtttgtctgtttgataACAGAAACCACTATGACCCAACAACAAGAGAACTTGGATCACACAGATAATCAAAAAATGAAGGATGACATGACCAAACTTACCAAGGATTTACAGAAGAAGAAGGGAGAGCTTAAAAACATGGTGGGGACACTGATGTTACACAAGAAAgaactgaaagaggaaaaagatcAATTTCAACTGCAATTAATGAAAATGGAGGAAGTGGTGGAGGTCAGTGAAATGGAGCTCCACTCAATGGCGCAAGATAAAGGTTCCTCCAGTGCACCatctttaaatctaaaaaaaaaagtcttagaATGCAAATGGAGCGTGAATGAAACAGTGACTGCATCTGAGAAACTGGTACTAAGCATAGAGAAACTGTTACAATATATAGAAAATGTGGCCAGCCCTAATTTACCGAGTACAGACTCAGAACATAGTTTTTGTGAAGACAGTAGACTGATatcagaggaagaaaaaaaagagtaaagtgATCACATTTCGCAGGAATTAAGAAATACACATGCACTAGAAGGTTGGTCTTAAATTTGCTTCTGGTTAAAGCAAATGTGTATCCTTAACACTCAGTAAATGCTTTAATGTTAGAGTTCCTTTGTTTATTTGCAAATTACCACATTTAGAATTTGTGTGGTGAAGTAGTGTAAAGTGATGCATTTCAATATATGTCAACATAAATTTTGATGCTGTGGAAATTTAGTGCctaaataaaagaaatctgCTGGAGTTGTCTTTTGAGAGTTTTATTTGTACAAGAAGGAATTTAGTCCACACAGAGCACACAGCAGTGCAGTAAGGAAATCACTGGAGGAGAAGAAACAGACCCTACTTATACAGGGTCCCACCGTAGTTGAGTaccctaagaaaaaaaaaaggacactcAATTAGGGAGTTTCTGCACACCTCCAGTTCTACATGCAGCGGTCAAGGGATTAAGCATAACACAGGCATAAGAAAAAGACAACTGTATCTTTAGTATATAACAAAATGATCTTCAATAATCTAAAATGAATCATagccataaaaaaaaagaaataacatgCAAGCCACACTTATGATGTCATAGCGGCTGAGATGGACTCTGAAGTCAGATACTAGCAGCGAGAGgcagtttaaatgttttatttaaactaGGAGCTCTGCAAAGGGTGGGAAGGATCTTAACTGAGTTTGAGGTGAACTGCTAAATTGATGTTTGTGAAATTGGGAGATGGAAAAGTCTTGCATGGAAATGATACATTTTAGGCCAAAGGTTTGCTCTGAGCGAGAAGAAGGTTGACAGTAAAACTAGTGGAGAGCTTGCAGGCAGGTGAGTTTTCCAAGCAAGTCACTCCACACTGTTTTCTGACAAGATAAAATGTCTTGTAAAAGCTTGGCGGTGCTGAAGTTCAATGTGGTGAATGAATCACAGGAAACAATGAGCCAGTCAGGAAATGTAACACCTAAAGCAGATGgaataaatgcattaattaaACAAAGTCATTAAATGCATCACCCATATTTTACCTTGATCAtatgcaggggcggatctagaagggtggcatggggtggcaagtgccaccctaaaatgatcccttgccaccccaagtgccaccccagttttgcatataacagtgttgtttattaaaataagatagcattaacagtttgagtgtagttacagtcaacagtgaatataaatgctaaaactgaatatattgcatagtgttccttccctccaccattaacaaatggttcagcccatagcaggaccggctttttccttgttttcagtagcaagcgatgcttatgattgtgccacagcacattttgaacaacaccatgggaatttcggattttacacaggtggttggatgttacactctggaaatggaaggaaggtgagtgatattaaccctctgtggtccacagacacgctgcacctccaaatcacatgactgatttaagctgacatagcaacaagctgcagccacactGAAGTctcagcccacattgaaagttcggacttcaaagtttttaaattttaattacaggccagtaaatccagatttatgataatatatataagccacgcttttttctaaatactgtcgtcacgtttgtgtgtgtgtgtgttttaagcgttttgtaaggacagcgcgaaaacagtaaagaaagggaaaaaaaagccacctctttcctattggtggaaaaatgtaccatgtcaaccaattaaaaaaaaagtcaacacgtgggatttggatgtttaggaagagggaggagtttggggagtgacggtaacagcagcgagacagagcgagagagtgagacagagcgagagagagagagagagagtttttagatgtgggagatttgtgacgtttagtgtggagtgtatgcttagtgtgttgtgttgtcttgtgtagctgttctgttgtgtagtcgttttgttttgtgtgtcagtgagggcactaatgaatgtcactaaggcacattgcagtgtaaacactgtcactaagtagaaaaccagtggagtgatacacctcctgttgtcaggcctgcaggtttatccctgtgctactctcctctgtcttttggtggacaaacttttattttactggcacacatcatttgtggggcatcttattgcgacacctgattgttctctcattttagttttagtaatatttttaaacggttgcataaaatggaaaaaaaaacagcaggtgtattggctgcatttttagataaatagttatatatgtttacaaaatgtacattttatatttgcatttcaaattataaaaatttactcaacatgtctgtgtggtttttttttttacagtaaaaaatactactaggattttaagttctttgtgtgatttcagatcagtaatactaatgcagtatgtcagtgaaaaaaaaaaaactaaattcagttgagctgaaaagaatgataccaaacaaggcaaggggaaaaataaaatgaaacaatttgagggtgaaatacaaacgtaaactcaaaaggagtcaaaaatggctgttgtatttcagacctcagagggttaatccaacaaatcatgaaaaattaggtt
Proteins encoded:
- the LOC134623790 gene encoding butyrophilin subfamily 2 member A2-like, which produces MVLKRSQIQVIGPSQAVSVMVGDDIILPCHLKPASDASAMTFEWARPDLKPRFVHVWHEGQDLHVNQHSSFKGRTSVDIAKLKLGDISLKLSKVKHSDRGIYRCYFPDLDKETTVQLVVGSVSQAVVRLAGIDQSISGVVLQCESAGWYPEPELLWLDGEGNLLSAGPTETLRGPDDLYTVSSRVTVEKRHSNNITCRVQQRNTNQSRETHIHVPETTMTQQQENLDHTDNQKMKDDMTKLTKDLQKKKGELKNMVGTLMLHKKELKEEKDQFQLQLMKMEEVVETGDLSKVYPTSRPMTLR